From the Gadus chalcogrammus isolate NIFS_2021 unplaced genomic scaffold, NIFS_Gcha_1.0 GACHA072, whole genome shotgun sequence genome, the window gagagagacactttctaactggatgaggtaggaccctattcacttttataccatctactgcatgaataatgttcacaattttcttacttacattacttgattgataacatttatatttctccatgtctgttatctgattagatccacaatattttctgtgttgctaTGACATGTGCAGAAGATACACTGTAAAGGTGTGTTgacgtacctgtctgtgtgttaggtacgtcaattgtgctcgtaatgaagaggaacagaaccTAATAGCGTTTCAGCACAAAGGAGGGATTCTGTATCGCTCCTGTGGCCTCGTGACTTCAGGAGCAGAGCTCTTGGTCTGGTATGGGGACGAATACGCCAGACATCTGGGAATCGGATTTGATAGACTGTGGAACAACAAGAGCTCTACTAAGGTCTGCCTTtctgtcagggtttggtttctatgcggcacttcatgaccacatctctcattttaattcaaaagagcttggacaataaacatctacattaacaaagcagtcaagaaattatacaggaaatagtaaagttttaacataaatttcaatataataaacaaaagatGACAACATAATAGGAAATATATTCTTACTTGGAAAAATGTCTAAATGAAAAATATACAGTACCATGgaggtttcaaaaaaacaatccaattatacaaattcaggtatgcttgattaggatgtgcagccttatcaagccccaaagcctaaagcacctgactctggccaggtgaggctgcttaaaccagccatcagcagcactctcaaaaataaaatacatatgactctctctttctcctaggagggaaatcccagctgacaccagcacaggctttcccctgtcccgagtgtccgtactcctacacgtctcagatcttcctccacaaacacatgaagaggaGCCATGGCGACCTGTACGGCCGACTGCTGAGGAGTGGAGAAATCAAGGTGGAGCCTAGTCTCCTCCCATACGTCGCAGCCTCCTATCAAGAACCAATCGGAGCCTCCCCGGGAACCGTCCAAAGCACGAGCCAGATTCCAGCAGAAGGAGCCGGACAACACAGATGTGAGAAGTGCAGTAAAACCTTAGTCGCTCTGATAGTCTGaagagacaccagcgcatccacacgggagagaaaccataccactgtaaacagtgtggggaaACATTTAGTCTATCTGGTGAACTGaagagacaccagcgcatccacacaggagagaaaccataccaatgtaaacagtgtgggaaaacatttagacaGTCTGGTCATCTGACtgtacaccagcgcatccacacaggagagaaaccataccactgtaaacagtgtgggaaaacatttagtcagtctggtgatctgaagaaacaccagcgcatccacacggagagaaaccataccactgtcaacagtgtggggaaacatttagtctatctggtgatctgaagaaacaccagcgcatccacacaggagagaaaccataccactgtaaacagtgtggaaAACGTTAGTAGATCTGATACTCTGAAGGAACACCaacgcatccacacaggagagaaaccataccactgtaaacagtgtgggaaaacatttagtcaatctGGTCGTCTCAAGCGTCACACACAACTTCACAGAGGAGTCTCCACCCAAACAACCATGTGAAGAAACTAAATGGTTCCCAGACATCTGTTATTCAGATCTAATCGAACATGGTCCTTGCTGTTATATGTTAAAAGGGCACATGAACGgttaattgtttatcttatcaactttatgtatttatttatattcatgtctgtatgagtgaaggtttttacccgaaaaatagtttgagagagataatGTTAACTGAATTATTCTCTGAcgtcattgttatatttattacatttgtatgtatttatttatttatcctgtagaaattcaaataaaatcagatatgcagtgtggagaagtctggttttgtctggatagaatagaagcagtccaacatgttggtgaattatatttgatatgctGTTATGTATAACGTAGAATTCAAAGGATGAGCTGAGGTCCCGTtactgaccaccagagggaaccacagctccacgaagatgttccccttccccggattcagtgacattttgaattaattattgataattatgtttcaatcttccattaataattactattcaccgtccttcaatggaagtgagaaaaaaaggatgtctgatttaaaccgttgaagaggcctgtgatttggtaggctaatacagtgaacaaatgatagatatatcaaccagtggcggtgggtcaatagagggcgctagggcgccgcccctccgtgaaatattcacttcaatatacaaagctgcaaacttgtcgctttctgcgacaatcgccgttttcttggtctatttggtcattcacgtgaatcgtgcagaaccggagagttttgttttttgggggggggggggggggggcaatcgtgaaaaggccgacagtcggcagactggatctggcactcaaattgtcttgaccccggtggaggagctgttaataaacataaaatcagggcgccctggcatggagggggtacctggaggtagcccatggaaagccaagaaggccacaatccggccctagaatggcgcggtaaaagtgcaaaaccgcacggaaaccgtacggattccgtgcggtttggcaagaattccgtacggaaaccgtatggattccgtacggttttgaatgactaatagccgcggctattagtcattcactccggctattagtcattcactccggctattagttattcactccggctattaggtatgcagaacgagcccctccctcttctttgcttgaccactaagtttgaaggctgtctaaccaatcagtgaagagaaataccagactaaagtaacgcattgtcgagactagagctgcagtgcctccatgtttcgccgtaacataaagctgtgttgtctttactagtttcactgcaatgtaatgaccaccactagctagtggaaaatacatttgtgtctagtacagtgttaTGTTAGGCTATAATTGTGATGGCAAAATGTGCGAAAtagccgtcaatattcgggggtgTCCACATCCCTCGATTGTTGCGTGTCCCCCGATCTAAATGTTCTCAATATGGCATTtcactattatatatatattccgttgcgtggctgtcctgggagagccgtatacgcagcgtgactatgactttccgagcggatcacggggggctcttcaatcatttattgaGGGGGGACCGACCAGAGAGTTCTGTACCCTCCTCATCCACCAAATACAGAACTTCTTTATATCTGAAGGTCCTGAGGGCAACACAACCCTGGCCCTGAACAGTGTTGGTaagctttgaatttaatttatggtATTGGGCGTTGCAATTTAGAGTTtttaacatgcatttaaaatgagCAACAAACTTTAATAACCTTGTGCTTTTCCCCTTATCACAGCATTGCAGAAAGGACAGTACAGGCTGGTGGGGAAGATGATTGCCCTCTGCCTGGTGCAGGGGCAGGTCTCTCCGAGATTCCTATCACAGCGCCTCTACAGACAGGTTTGTAAGCTGTCCCCTCTTCCTGCCACTTTGGAAGAGGTGACAGATTACAATTTGAGGACCAAGCTCCAAAAGGCAAGTAAATGGTTAATGTTAATTGAAACCACTTTTTGGagaagtgtttttgtgtcaagATACTGTGTGGTGTGCTCTATAGTGTACTGATGTTGAATTTCAATGTATGATTTATGTCATACACATATGTCAATGCATTCTTTACTGTTAGAAGATAATTTGTGCCATGAAAGTGCTTAGAAATCCCAAATAATGATTATTGTTCCTAATGTATGATATTAGATTGCAGATGCCACACATGTGGAAGGTGCCAGGGAGGCTATGGAGGAGGCCACAGACGAGCTCTCCCTCATGGGCTCCTTTCCTTTGTGCGGAGCCTCCCGCATAGGGATGAGCTGCTGGGGGCAGCCCTCAACTTCCTCACAGAGGGCTGTATTTTGACTGCTCTCAATCAGTAAGTGGAGCTGGGAATTGACTATTTAATGGACTGAGACCTTTGTGTTGGAGTGAAAAGTTATCATGTGTTCCAAAATAATCTAAATTTATATTAATTGAAAGGATTCCTTGTCTAATTGATTTTTATCTTCACATTATGTACAATGGAGTAGGCTAGAACAGGCTTCAGAGCAACAGACCTTATATTTTCTATGATCTATTATCTCATTGATTTTACAGATTCAAAGAAGGGTTGGAGACCTTCGGGATTCTAGCTCTTTTGAGGATCCACCATGAGGAGCTCAAGGGGGTCTTCATGGACACACCTGAGCCGCTGCTGGCCTCCCGGTTGGAGTCCACATTCATGACGTCCTACCTGTCTGAGCCGGGCTCCAatcggaggaggaaggaggccaggacccttatatattggagggactggctg encodes:
- the LOC130378341 gene encoding G2/M phase-specific E3 ubiquitin-protein ligase-like, producing the protein MILDCRCHTCGRCQGGYGGGHRRALPHGLLSFVRSLPHRDELLGAALNFLTEGCILTALNQFKEGLETFGILALLRIHHEELKGVFMDTPEPLLASRLESTFMTSYLSEPGSNRRRKEARTLIYWRDWLIEVEDGDTSLTLGAVLAFATGLKRIPAVGFPIGPRLEFLHEEDGPALFPTANTCSLVLRLPVYPEYNRFKEAMEEGAQPRGRTLGLLHTEQLLEHKLNQSLKRHPVDKDGTSNDRTYENQTYFRHTD